Part of the Terriglobia bacterium genome is shown below.
TCATCAGCACTGGCTTCGGCAATGGCGTCGCCACCGGCAACGGCAGCCTCGGCGCCCGCAGCACAGCTACGGTCAAGCCAGCTGGCTTCGCCGCCGTCGAGCCAGTGAAGCAGACCGCTCATCGCGTCGAAGAACCCAAGGCCGACATCGCGCCCGTCCAGATTCTTTCCAAGCCGACGCCCGGCTACACCGCGGAAGCTCGTGCCGCCCGCGTCGAAGGAGAAGTCCTGCTCGAAGTCGTATTCACCGCCTCCGGCAAGCTGCACGTGATTCGGGTCGTGCGCAGCCTCGGTCATGGACTCGACGAGTCGGCCATCCGTGCCGCCGAGCAGATTCGTTACAAACCCGCAACCCGCGGCGGTTCGCCCGTCGATTCCACCGCGACGTTGCACATCCTTTTTCAGATGGCCTGAGGTTGGCCAGCCGACAGGCTTGCGCGCATCCCCAAGCGACGGAAGCCGGGTAAGGAGCTCCATGCGGATTCATAAGTTACTGTTCCCAGCCTTGGTGCTGTGCATCGCCCTACCGCTGTTGGCAGGCGAAGACGATTCCAAGACCAGCAACTCCCTGCAAACGGCGCCGAGCGGCCAGGCAGTCTCGTTCGACCAGGCGGTGAACCGCGCCATCGAGCGCGAGAAGGCGACCCTGCAGGAGCTACGCAAATACGCGCCCGTCGTCGAGACCTACATCCAGAACATGCGTCCGGACCCGGAGCTTGGCTACGTGCCCGACAAGGACACCTACTTCCTCGGGCGCATGGACATGAGCAACGGTGCCCGCCGCGACAAGTCCTTCATGCCGCAGCCCGGTTTCGTACAGTCCGTCCTGGGCAAGATGACCCAGTTCTACTCCCTCAAGTACCTGCCGCTGGGCTTCATGCAGATGGTTGTCATGGACGACACCAGCTTTGACCGCGCGCACTACGACTTCAAGTTCGTGCGCCGCGAATTCCTCGGCGATGTGCGGTGCCTGGTGATTGATGTCAGCCCCAAGAAGAATGCCGGCAAGGGACGCTTCCTGGGCCGCATCTGGGTGGAGGACCAAGACTACAACATCGTCCGCCTCAACGGCACCTATGGTGAGGCGCCGCACTTCGCCACCTATCTGCATTTCGATAGCTGGCGCCTCAACATGCGCCCTGGACTATGGCTGCCCGCCTACGTTTACAGCGAAGAGTCCGGCCTACCCAACCATCTGGTGAAGACCGTAGCCTTCAAATCGCAGACCCGCCTCTGGGGCTACGACCAGGCGCATATCGGCCATCACGATGAGTTCTCCACCATCACCGTCGACTCGCCTCGCGTCAAGGACGAGAGCGAGTCCGCACAGGACGCTTCACCGGTGCAGGCGCAGC
Proteins encoded:
- a CDS encoding M48 family metalloprotease, with the translated sequence MRIHKLLFPALVLCIALPLLAGEDDSKTSNSLQTAPSGQAVSFDQAVNRAIEREKATLQELRKYAPVVETYIQNMRPDPELGYVPDKDTYFLGRMDMSNGARRDKSFMPQPGFVQSVLGKMTQFYSLKYLPLGFMQMVVMDDTSFDRAHYDFKFVRREFLGDVRCLVIDVSPKKNAGKGRFLGRIWVEDQDYNIVRLNGTYGEAPHFATYLHFDSWRLNMRPGLWLPAYVYSEESGLPNHLVKTVAFKSQTRLWGYDQAHIGHHDEFSTITVDSPRVKDESESAQDASPVQAQRAWMRMAETNVLDRLEVAGLLAPSGDVDKVLETVINNLEITNNLNIQPDVHARVLLTAPLESMTIGHTIVLSRGLIDVLPDEASLAAVLAHELAHITLGHEMDSKYAFSDRVMFPDERTFRLLHMHRSERDEAEADTKAIALLRNSPYKDKLGNAGLFLEALKARQKDLPNLLQAHLGNSLELKSGLRMSELMSGAPQLQAKSLDQIAALPLGARVRLDPWSDKIEMTKSNRVPLVSVREKMPFEVTPVFPYITRYTAEDKAKVAAATGTPQQ